In one window of Chthoniobacterales bacterium DNA:
- a CDS encoding penicillin-binding protein 2 has translation MSSATHRRAGIVCVGLALVFSVYSGRLVHLQVGKHREYAQLAVEKTAKKKVVPAERGIITDLHGEPLAVNVPIYSVVVDGTLVTDRPRLVGILARMLNLPPEQVTERIAPKRPYIVVQRKVDAETKSLLQKELAAAKLRGVMYEPEPVRNYPNDSMLAPVIGFLDHDGRGVQGVEMMMEPYLRGEDGFVYTSRDRMGREIVAYRGLERPPRNGMTVQLTIDLALQDIVEEELAEAYRMLRPRMISAVFVRPRTGEILAMATLPGFNPNDPGNAEIESTKNRSIIDIYEPGSTFKLVVISAALEERAVTPETVFHCENGSFAYAGKTLRDVHAYGPLSVHDILVKSSNIGCAKIAMHLGADKFHEYIRRFGFGERTGLGLPGEVGGIVRPRHSWNGLSITRVPMGHEVAVTPLQVVMALSAIANGGNMMLPQIVQSVRDDSGKEVVSLRPQVVRRVVSEETAAQVSSALAEVVSERGTARLAAFPGFRVAGKTGTAQRVDPKGGYTPGKYVVSFAGYFPAGNPEVAGIVVVDDPGTPGGTVYGGTIAAPIFSAIGARMARQMDLEPETEESDGATVALLPAVQEEVN, from the coding sequence ATGAGCAGCGCCACCCATCGCCGGGCGGGCATTGTTTGCGTCGGGTTGGCCCTCGTCTTCAGTGTTTATTCCGGGCGTCTCGTTCATCTTCAGGTCGGCAAGCACCGCGAATACGCGCAGCTGGCGGTGGAAAAAACCGCCAAGAAAAAAGTTGTTCCGGCCGAGCGGGGAATAATCACCGATCTCCACGGCGAGCCGCTGGCGGTCAATGTCCCGATTTACTCCGTCGTGGTGGACGGCACGCTGGTCACGGATCGTCCCCGCCTTGTCGGTATTCTCGCGCGGATGCTGAATCTTCCGCCGGAGCAAGTCACGGAGCGTATTGCGCCGAAACGACCCTATATCGTCGTGCAGCGCAAGGTGGATGCCGAGACAAAGAGCCTTCTGCAGAAGGAACTCGCCGCCGCGAAACTGCGCGGCGTGATGTATGAGCCCGAGCCGGTGCGCAATTACCCCAACGACTCGATGCTCGCGCCGGTCATCGGATTCCTCGACCACGACGGCCGCGGTGTCCAGGGCGTGGAGATGATGATGGAGCCCTACCTGCGGGGCGAAGACGGATTCGTTTACACATCGCGCGATCGTATGGGCCGGGAAATCGTCGCCTACCGCGGCCTGGAGCGACCGCCGCGCAACGGTATGACTGTGCAGCTCACCATCGACCTGGCGCTGCAGGACATTGTCGAGGAGGAATTGGCCGAGGCCTACCGCATGCTCCGGCCGCGCATGATCTCTGCCGTGTTTGTGCGTCCGCGCACGGGTGAGATTCTGGCCATGGCGACGCTGCCGGGTTTCAACCCGAACGACCCTGGCAACGCGGAGATCGAATCGACGAAGAACCGCTCGATCATCGACATCTACGAGCCGGGATCGACTTTCAAACTGGTTGTCATCTCGGCGGCTCTCGAAGAGCGCGCCGTCACCCCCGAGACGGTCTTCCACTGTGAGAACGGCAGCTTCGCCTACGCGGGGAAAACGCTGCGCGACGTGCACGCCTACGGCCCGCTTTCGGTCCACGACATCCTCGTCAAGTCGTCGAACATCGGCTGCGCGAAAATCGCGATGCATCTCGGCGCGGACAAATTCCACGAATACATCCGCCGGTTCGGGTTCGGCGAGCGCACCGGCCTCGGTCTTCCCGGCGAAGTCGGCGGAATCGTGCGTCCGCGCCACAGTTGGAACGGGCTTTCCATCACGCGCGTCCCCATGGGCCACGAAGTCGCGGTCACGCCGCTGCAGGTGGTCATGGCGCTTTCCGCCATCGCCAACGGCGGCAACATGATGCTTCCGCAGATCGTGCAGTCGGTTCGTGACGATTCCGGCAAAGAGGTCGTTTCCCTGCGTCCGCAGGTTGTGCGCCGCGTGGTGAGTGAGGAAACGGCCGCGCAGGTTTCTTCGGCTTTGGCAGAAGTGGTGAGCGAACGCGGCACGGCGCGCCTTGCGGCATTCCCGGGGTTCCGCGTCGCGGGCAAGACGGGGACCGCGCAGCGCGTCGATCCCAAGGGCGGCTACACGCCGGGAAAGTATGTGGTTTCCTTCGCGGGATATTTCCCCGCGGGTAATCCCGAGGTCGCCGGTATCGTGGTGGTGGACGACCCCGGCACGCCCGGGGGCACGGTTTACGGCGGCACCATCGCTGCGCCGATTTTCTCGGCCATCGGCGCCCGGATGGCCCGACAAATGGACCTTGAACCCGAGACGGAGGAATCCGACGGGGCCACCGTCGCCCTGCTGCCGGCGGTGCAGGAGGAGGTCAATTGA
- a CDS encoding division/cell wall cluster transcriptional repressor MraZ, whose protein sequence is MPRSAPAPIVYAGEFRHAVDAKHRVTIPSRWRSEDDGEEFFAVPDPAGKFLMVMPPREFDRVKADVEANPAIAPADRRKFIRRFYALAQLVAVDKQGRVLLPEEPCRRLGLEGEVVLIGSHSRMEIWNPQRWAAATAEEDEVFRRVAGEVGL, encoded by the coding sequence ATGCCAAGATCAGCCCCAGCTCCAATTGTCTACGCCGGCGAGTTCCGCCATGCGGTCGATGCCAAGCACCGCGTGACAATTCCCTCGCGTTGGCGGTCCGAGGACGACGGGGAGGAATTCTTTGCCGTGCCCGACCCCGCGGGAAAATTTCTGATGGTGATGCCCCCGCGGGAATTCGACCGCGTGAAGGCCGATGTGGAGGCCAACCCCGCGATCGCGCCGGCCGACCGCCGCAAATTCATCCGCCGATTTTATGCCCTCGCGCAGTTGGTCGCCGTGGACAAGCAGGGCCGCGTGCTGCTGCCCGAGGAACCGTGCCGCCGCCTGGGACTCGAAGGCGAAGTGGTGCTCATCGGCAGCCACAGCCGAATGGAAATCTGGAACCCGCAACGTTGGGCGGCCGCGACGGCCGAAGAGGACGAAGTCTTCCGCCGGGTGGCGGGGGAGGTCGGCCTGTAG
- a CDS encoding UDP-N-acetylmuramoyl-L-alanyl-D-glutamate--2,6-diaminopimelate ligase, which yields MNLSKIIAALPPGSLEVAGTPDREIASITHDSRRAGPGSLFAALPSVTPGRGAEAAAGGAGFVLEAVEKGAVAVLTSADIDVPRATVLRVPDPRAALADAAARFYRHPSLQLQTAGVTGTNGKTTTTFLIKHLLDAAERPCGLIGTVRYVIGPRELPAARTTPEVDDVQRLMREMRDVNCRAAVMEVSSHALDQGRVRGVEFDAAVFTNLTQDHLDYHGTMEEYFRAKSRLFAQLAAQKQKRGKAVLNIDDRHGRRLLDESGEAVEAITYGQSSNAMFRATDLRTDLHGTRYTLEAGGRSFLVRLPLFGSFNVYNSLAALAAMQALGHDVRKSVDALKSAPQVPGRLEMVQGPKSFRVFVDYAHTPDALENVLRTLRSLEPQRLVTVFGCGGDRDRAKRGPMGRAAEELSDWCIVTSDNPRSEDPEAICREITAALRGNNHEVVTDRRAAIRRAVAMAGPGDIVLIAGKGHEDYQEFADRKVPFDDVAESAAAIRGKAA from the coding sequence ATGAATCTCTCGAAAATCATCGCGGCTCTGCCGCCCGGATCGCTCGAGGTGGCGGGGACGCCCGATCGCGAGATCGCATCGATCACGCACGACTCGCGTCGCGCCGGCCCCGGGTCGCTTTTTGCCGCGCTGCCAAGTGTCACCCCGGGGCGCGGTGCTGAAGCGGCGGCTGGCGGCGCGGGCTTCGTGCTCGAGGCCGTCGAAAAAGGCGCTGTCGCCGTGCTCACGTCCGCGGACATCGATGTTCCGCGCGCCACCGTGCTGCGCGTTCCGGATCCGCGGGCTGCGCTGGCGGATGCCGCCGCGCGCTTTTACCGCCACCCGTCGCTGCAGTTGCAGACCGCGGGTGTCACCGGCACTAACGGCAAAACCACGACGACCTTCCTCATCAAGCATCTTCTCGACGCGGCCGAGCGGCCTTGCGGCCTCATCGGCACGGTGCGCTACGTGATCGGGCCGCGCGAGCTTCCGGCTGCGCGCACCACGCCGGAGGTTGATGACGTGCAGCGTCTCATGCGGGAGATGCGCGACGTCAACTGCCGCGCTGCCGTCATGGAAGTCTCCAGCCATGCGCTAGACCAGGGACGCGTGCGCGGGGTCGAGTTCGACGCGGCGGTATTCACCAATCTCACGCAGGACCATCTCGATTACCACGGGACGATGGAGGAATACTTCCGCGCCAAGAGCCGCCTTTTCGCGCAACTCGCGGCGCAGAAGCAGAAGCGCGGAAAGGCCGTGCTCAACATCGACGACCGCCACGGCCGGCGGCTGCTCGACGAGTCGGGCGAAGCCGTGGAGGCAATCACCTACGGCCAATCGTCGAACGCGATGTTCCGCGCGACCGATCTGCGCACGGACTTGCACGGGACCCGCTACACGCTGGAAGCGGGAGGGAGGAGTTTTCTCGTCCGGCTTCCCCTGTTCGGTTCCTTCAACGTTTACAACTCTCTTGCAGCACTCGCGGCCATGCAGGCGTTGGGGCACGACGTTCGCAAGTCGGTCGATGCCTTGAAGAGCGCTCCGCAGGTTCCGGGGCGCCTCGAAATGGTCCAAGGGCCCAAGTCGTTCCGCGTGTTCGTCGATTACGCGCACACGCCGGATGCTTTGGAAAATGTCCTTCGCACCCTGCGTTCACTCGAACCGCAGCGGCTGGTCACTGTCTTCGGTTGCGGGGGCGACCGCGATCGCGCCAAGCGCGGGCCGATGGGGCGTGCCGCGGAAGAGCTTTCCGACTGGTGCATCGTCACCTCCGACAACCCGCGCAGCGAGGATCCCGAGGCCATTTGCCGCGAAATCACCGCGGCCCTGCGCGGAAACAACCACGAGGTGGTGACCGACCGCCGCGCAGCCATCCGCCGGGCTGTGGCCATGGCGGGCCCGGGTGACATTGTGCTCATCGCGGGCAAAGGGCACGAGGACTACCAGGAATTTGCCGACCGCAAGGTCCCGTTTGACGACGTTGCCGAATCAGCAGCGGC
- the rsmH gene encoding 16S rRNA (cytosine(1402)-N(4))-methyltransferase RsmH has translation MNNLASENPQTSANIDAPFWHRPVMSTEVVAMLRPASGRVFLDGTLGGGGHSGALLSAGARVVGVDRDPEALAEASSRLASYGENFRAVRGNFADAAELPPVLDSAPYDGAVLDLGVSSHQLDSAHRGFSFRHDGPLDMRMDPSLGASAADLVNTVEEGELARILREYGEEPQARRIARAIVAERNRLPFTRTGQLAALIEKVLGRRGRTHPATRSFQALRIAVNDELGSLRRALESIPGLLRAGARLVVITFHSLEDRLVKTFFRAGSEQWLDRPEWPAPQPNPGWRFRDLTRHPVEAGAEEVAVNPRARSARLRAVEILAMQQEVAA, from the coding sequence ATGAACAATTTGGCCTCCGAAAACCCGCAAACCAGCGCAAACATTGACGCGCCCTTCTGGCACCGCCCGGTAATGAGCACCGAGGTGGTAGCCATGCTGCGGCCCGCGTCCGGGCGCGTGTTTCTCGACGGGACCCTGGGCGGGGGCGGCCACAGCGGGGCTCTCCTCTCAGCCGGTGCGCGCGTGGTCGGGGTCGACCGCGATCCGGAAGCGTTGGCCGAGGCTTCGTCACGCCTCGCGAGCTACGGGGAAAACTTCCGCGCGGTGCGGGGAAATTTCGCCGATGCGGCGGAGCTGCCGCCCGTTCTCGATTCCGCTCCTTATGACGGGGCTGTCCTCGATCTTGGCGTCTCCTCCCATCAACTTGACTCGGCGCATCGGGGGTTCAGCTTCCGCCATGACGGCCCGCTCGACATGCGCATGGACCCATCGCTGGGTGCAAGCGCGGCCGATCTGGTGAACACGGTCGAAGAGGGCGAACTGGCCCGCATTCTCCGCGAATACGGCGAAGAACCGCAGGCACGCCGCATTGCGCGGGCCATCGTGGCCGAGAGAAACCGGCTGCCTTTCACGCGCACCGGCCAGTTGGCGGCGCTGATCGAAAAGGTGCTCGGGCGCCGGGGACGGACGCATCCGGCCACCCGCTCATTCCAGGCCCTGCGCATCGCGGTGAATGACGAACTCGGTTCGCTTCGCCGCGCACTGGAATCCATCCCGGGGTTGCTGCGCGCCGGCGCGCGTCTGGTTGTCATCACTTTTCATTCGCTCGAAGACCGTCTGGTCAAAACGTTCTTCCGTGCGGGCAGCGAGCAGTGGCTCGATCGCCCCGAGTGGCCCGCACCTCAGCCCAATCCCGGATGGCGCTTCCGGGACCTGACCCGTCATCCGGTCGAAGCCGGCGCGGAGGAAGTGGCGGTCAACCCGCGGGCTCGCTCGGCGCGGTTGCGCGCCGTGGAAATCCTTGCCATGCAACAGGAGGTGGCGGCATGA